A genomic region of Sphingobium sp. HWE2-09 contains the following coding sequences:
- a CDS encoding recombinase family protein, translating into MEILIMAGDGFEGKRVVIYARVSTSRQEKNDLSLPDQIETCERWIEENSATPTRIFSEAGSAMDDSRPRFQKMIAWTESDEHPVDIVLVHSLSRLFRNALDFM; encoded by the coding sequence TTGGAGATTCTGATCATGGCCGGTGATGGGTTCGAAGGAAAACGCGTTGTCATCTACGCACGCGTGTCAACGTCTCGTCAGGAGAAGAACGACCTTTCGCTGCCAGACCAGATCGAAACGTGTGAACGCTGGATCGAAGAGAATAGCGCGACCCCGACCCGGATTTTCTCCGAAGCCGGTAGCGCGATGGACGACAGCCGCCCCAGATTCCAGAAAATGATCGCGTGGACTGAAAGCGATGAGCATCCCGTCGATATCGTCCTCGTCCATTCGCTATCGCGCCTGTTCCGCAATGCCCTCGATTTCATGTAA
- a CDS encoding recombinase family protein: MPQPRGKDRTKLEHDPETVDLVRYMFKTYLECTADGPVGVTTLADHLNQRGERIDGKEFSHSRVHDILTNTAYIGYVLYNRRCSRTRELRPETEWIPIPVPPVVSEETFYAVRKQMADRDPKMGVDAEKTNTNLLTKRAVCGCGGDGCGSTMGARTGKSGKHSYYACLGRANKGSTTCPGRWVPRMELDTIVTEAVADHLTQPERLKALLQTWLDRSASAVTERKAELKRLRARVTALDGESALVIKLVRNKTFSPDDPHIASEIANIRAQRISAQADIDVIERQLEAGDRRITPEIVTSFGDLLRRKLRGPDPQARREYVQLLIERVEVGDRAIRITGKNAALERAVIASQNSGAAVPKADRKWCTLVERLRTKFSTF, translated from the coding sequence GTGCCCCAGCCGCGCGGCAAGGATCGGACGAAGCTCGAACACGATCCCGAAACCGTCGATCTGGTCAGATATATGTTCAAGACCTATCTCGAGTGCACGGCTGACGGGCCCGTCGGCGTGACAACGCTCGCCGACCACCTCAACCAGCGCGGCGAGCGCATCGATGGCAAGGAGTTCAGCCACTCCAGGGTCCACGATATCCTGACGAACACCGCTTACATCGGCTACGTTCTCTATAATCGGCGCTGCTCACGAACCCGGGAGTTGAGGCCCGAAACAGAGTGGATTCCCATCCCGGTGCCGCCCGTCGTCAGCGAAGAGACATTCTACGCTGTGCGCAAGCAAATGGCGGATCGCGATCCGAAAATGGGAGTCGATGCGGAGAAGACAAACACCAACCTCCTCACCAAACGCGCCGTCTGTGGCTGCGGTGGAGATGGCTGCGGATCGACGATGGGAGCTCGCACCGGCAAATCCGGCAAGCATAGCTATTATGCCTGCCTGGGCAGGGCGAATAAGGGATCGACGACATGCCCAGGCAGATGGGTTCCGAGAATGGAACTCGATACGATCGTCACTGAAGCCGTGGCCGACCATCTGACCCAGCCCGAACGTCTGAAAGCACTTCTCCAGACCTGGCTGGATCGCTCTGCCAGTGCGGTGACAGAGCGTAAGGCGGAGTTGAAGCGCTTACGCGCGCGTGTCACGGCATTGGATGGCGAAAGCGCGCTCGTGATCAAGCTCGTGCGCAACAAGACCTTCAGTCCGGACGATCCTCATATTGCCAGTGAGATCGCCAACATCCGCGCCCAGCGAATCAGCGCCCAAGCCGATATCGATGTTATTGAACGCCAGCTTGAGGCCGGGGATCGCCGCATCACACCGGAAATCGTCACCAGCTTCGGCGATCTCCTTCGGCGGAAGCTGCGGGGTCCAGACCCGCAGGCGCGTCGCGAATATGTTCAGCTTTTGATCGAGCGCGTTGAAGTGGGAGACCGGGCGATCCGCATCACTGGTAAAAACGCCGCCCTAGAAAGGGCAGTCATCGCATCTCAAAACTCAGGCGCTGCGGTGCCCAAAGCTGACCGGAAATGGTGCACCCTAGTGGAGCGTCTTCGAACCAAATTTTCGACATTTTGA
- a CDS encoding IS3 family transposase (programmed frameshift), whose protein sequence is MSKTTNKFAPEVRERAIRMVLDHERDYPSRWAAVVSIAEKIGCSPPTLHEWVKKAEVDSGKRAGVPAEIADRVKALEREVRELRQANEILRKASAYFCSGGARPPVSAMIAFIDDHRDAYGVEPICRVLPIAPSTYHERVAQRQDPTRLSARARRDAALKPEIARVFAENFAVYGVRKVWRQMMREGVPVARCTVARLMREMGLAGVIRGKPVRTTISDKAAACPLDHVNRRFYAPAPNMLWVSDFTYVATWAGFVYVAFIIDTYARRIVGWRASRTAHASFVLDALEQALYDRRPAHRGGLIHHSDRGSQYVSIKYTERLAEAGIEPSVGSVGDSYDNALAETINGLYKAEVIHRRGPWRSFEAVEYATLEWVDWFNNRRLLEPIGNIPPAEAEDQYYAAADNIDMAA, encoded by the exons ATGAGCAAGACGACGAACAAATTTGCGCCGGAAGTACGCGAGCGAGCGATCCGGATGGTGCTGGATCACGAGCGGGATTACCCATCGCGCTGGGCCGCGGTGGTATCGATTGCCGAGAAGATCGGCTGCTCACCGCCGACGCTGCATGAGTGGGTGAAGAAGGCTGAGGTCGACAGCGGTAAGCGGGCGGGTGTCCCAGCCGAAATTGCCGACAGGGTGAAGGCGCTGGAGCGCGAGGTTCGCGAACTGCGGCAGGCCAATGAGATTCTCCGCAAGGCATCGGCATATT TTTGCTCAGGCGGAGCTCGACCGCCCGTTTCGGCGATGATTGCGTTCATTGACGATCACCGCGATGCCTATGGGGTCGAGCCGATCTGCCGCGTCCTGCCGATCGCCCCATCCACTTATCACGAGCGCGTCGCGCAGCGACAGGATCCGACACGCTTGTCGGCGCGGGCGCGGCGGGATGCGGCCCTCAAGCCGGAGATCGCGCGCGTGTTCGCCGAGAACTTCGCGGTCTACGGCGTGCGCAAGGTGTGGCGGCAGATGATGCGGGAGGGCGTGCCCGTCGCCCGCTGTACGGTCGCCCGGCTGATGCGCGAGATGGGCTTGGCCGGAGTGATCCGGGGCAAGCCAGTGCGCACGACCATCAGCGACAAGGCAGCAGCTTGCCCGCTCGATCACGTTAACCGCAGGTTCTACGCGCCAGCGCCGAACATGCTGTGGGTATCCGACTTTACCTATGTCGCGACCTGGGCCGGCTTCGTTTACGTCGCTTTCATCATCGATACCTACGCCAGGCGGATTGTAGGCTGGCGAGCCAGCAGGACAGCGCACGCAAGCTTCGTCCTCGATGCGCTGGAACAGGCGCTTTATGATCGACGGCCGGCCCATCGGGGCGGCCTCATCCATCATAGCGACCGCGGGTCGCAATACGTGTCCATCAAATACACCGAGCGCCTCGCCGAAGCCGGGATCGAGCCGTCTGTCGGCAGCGTCGGCGACAGCTACGACAATGCTTTGGCTGAGACGATCAACGGCCTTTACAAAGCCGAGGTGATCCACCGGCGAGGACCGTGGCGCAGCTTCGAAGCGGTCGAGTATGCCACGCTCGAATGGGTCGACTGGTTCAACAATCGCCGGCTGCTGGAGCCTATCGGCAACATCCCGCCTGCCGAAGCCGAAGATCAATATTATGCTGCCGCGGACAACATCGATATGGCAGCGTGA
- the mobC gene encoding plasmid mobilization relaxosome protein MobC — translation MLGQSRLANNVNQLARSANSGSLPFTPETEQALSSAADDIAAMRKMLIKALNLGDS, via the coding sequence ATGCTCGGGCAATCGCGGCTGGCAAACAACGTCAATCAGCTCGCACGATCCGCCAATTCGGGAAGCCTGCCATTCACCCCTGAGACTGAGCAGGCTCTTTCTTCGGCGGCTGATGATATCGCCGCGATGCGAAAGATGCTTATTAAGGCACTAAATCTGGGGGACTCATGA
- a CDS encoding relaxase/mobilization nuclease domain-containing protein, producing the protein MILKASQRSGGKQLGAHLLKTEENEHVEVHEVSGFISETIEGAMKEAYALSKGTRCEQYLFSVSLNPPQDVAVDVAAFEAAIRGIEEKTGLVGQPRMIVFHEKEGRRHCHAVWSRIDAETMKAKPLPFFKMKLRDLAKELYLEYGWELPKGFADPALRDPRNFTLDEWQQAKRSHVDARELKAAAQAAWKSSDNATSFARALEELGLFLAKGDRRGHVAVTVEGEVFPISRLVGEKTKAVTARLGLPDGLKSVQQTVHILAGDMGKRMRLHIAEARRLAANAMKPLIARREEMKSAHKAERANLAESQLKRSAQEQKNRAARIRGGARGLWDIMTGRYFKTRRANELEAMQGVQRDRAQSHALRVAQGEDRQKLQQEIRSKRERHATQVLALYRDAARFRHEQLSQGNNRDPELGR; encoded by the coding sequence ATGATCCTCAAGGCATCCCAGCGGAGCGGCGGAAAACAGCTCGGCGCTCATCTCCTCAAGACCGAAGAGAATGAGCATGTCGAGGTTCATGAAGTCAGCGGCTTCATTTCGGAAACGATCGAAGGGGCAATGAAGGAAGCCTATGCCCTTTCGAAAGGCACTCGCTGCGAGCAGTATCTGTTTTCTGTATCGCTGAACCCGCCTCAGGACGTGGCAGTGGATGTTGCAGCCTTCGAAGCGGCGATACGCGGCATCGAGGAGAAAACAGGTCTTGTGGGCCAGCCGCGCATGATCGTCTTTCACGAGAAGGAAGGCCGTCGCCATTGTCATGCAGTGTGGTCACGCATTGACGCAGAGACAATGAAGGCCAAACCGCTCCCCTTTTTCAAAATGAAACTCCGCGATCTGGCGAAGGAACTCTACCTTGAGTATGGATGGGAACTGCCAAAGGGCTTCGCTGATCCGGCGCTTCGCGATCCCCGGAATTTTACGCTGGACGAATGGCAGCAGGCCAAACGATCACACGTTGATGCCCGCGAGCTGAAAGCGGCGGCTCAGGCGGCATGGAAATCTTCCGACAATGCGACATCCTTTGCCCGCGCTTTAGAAGAACTCGGGCTGTTTCTGGCCAAGGGTGATCGGCGTGGCCATGTCGCAGTAACGGTCGAGGGTGAGGTATTTCCTATATCTCGCCTCGTCGGTGAAAAAACCAAAGCCGTTACGGCGCGACTCGGCTTGCCTGACGGCCTAAAATCGGTGCAGCAGACCGTGCATATCCTCGCAGGTGATATGGGTAAGCGAATGCGACTTCATATCGCTGAAGCCCGCCGCCTTGCGGCCAACGCGATGAAGCCGCTCATAGCGCGACGTGAAGAAATGAAATCTGCCCACAAGGCTGAGCGGGCTAATCTCGCCGAGTCGCAATTAAAGCGGTCTGCTCAGGAGCAGAAAAACCGCGCGGCTCGTATTAGGGGCGGCGCTCGGGGGCTATGGGACATAATGACCGGGCGCTATTTCAAAACGCGTCGCGCGAATGAGCTCGAAGCCATGCAAGGTGTGCAGCGTGACCGCGCGCAGTCTCATGCCTTACGAGTTGCGCAAGGCGAAGATCGGCAAAAACTTCAGCAGGAAATCAGATCGAAGCGCGAACGTCACGCAACGCAGGTGCTTGCGCTATATAGGGATGCCGCCCGTTTCCGCCATGAACAGCTAAGCCAAGGAAATAACCGCGATCCTGAATTGGGCCGTTAG